The genomic stretch ATCGAGTGGGGGAGCCACAAATTGAACTGAGCTGGTTCAGAGCAATAAGCTCCAAAAAAAATTGTTGATAGAAAAGGAAATATATTCAACCAAAAAAACCCGATTCAGTTGGCATATTTCATCAAGTACAATTACAAAATGACTATCAAGAACAAGAACATATAAAATAGAGCTACATTttgataagatagtatcataccatTAAGTTGTATCATTGTTGGCAAGTCGAAACTGTCGAGGAAGATGACGTAGCATAATCTTCTTGTCATCAGTTTTTGCAAATATCTTTTTtttataaagagcatatattaatatcgcagaGATACCAATGACATTCATCCTCTGCAACAATGTcatgccctaatggcataaaTGATGCACACAACCCAAAAAAAAGGATTACAAAAAAGGTCCCGCTACAGTGATCTTCTTGAAAcagcaacactgacaccaccaaaacaacaccagaatatcagcttctccataagcgacgcctctaagaaggaaacagtgcacaaacgttGTTATcgtccgatcatagatcttaggttttcacgctGAAAAaaagtcctcactctcaaaataatgccttcaacaagaacatcaccaagcacaaccaattaaggccagaccttggattttcaccctgaaagacaaGACTCTGAActacttctcctgtgcagtcgcccccacatacatGTCGCTGTTTCAAGTCACGAAGTACCAAGCCAATTCCACATCACCGCCAAGATCCGACCAATATTGTtattccaccgatctcggctttcatgaccttctccgccagcaccatggaaagaaaactagCTCAATGATATTAACAGctagcagagcttcgaagcgctccctctgaaaccaaactgtcagataaaaaacatgggtgcgcacgaccaaaaccacccaatccagcaatcttcaagcatgattcgcacaatgaatttcaccGGTAGGACCTTCCGGAACATGACAATCAATCTAGACTGATGGGAACAAGCATCCGACAGATCTTCAACTTGGTGTGAGAAGAATTCGAGGACTGCCACCATTATTCGCAAGACCTGCAGCCCCCTCGCTGCCACTCAACTACAAACCAGATCGGCATACATGGAGAGGGCAACCAAGCATGACCCGTCAGCGTGGCAAGAACCAACACCAGGAACACACACCTGCCTACGCTCAACTGGCCCAGATCTTGGCCAAAGCCCAGATCGGATCAAGCCGACCTAGATCTCCACCGTGCGGTAGAGGACCGCCCGGCGACGCACCAActcctccttgccgccgctccAATGGAGGCGCCGAGGCCCTAGCCAAGCCCAGTCGTGTCGCCCATGACCATCCGCCGCAGCCCACCGTCCCTCGTGAACCGCGGCCGAGATGCACCTCCCTGCCAACCGCCGATCGAGACGGCCGAATGGGCGCCTCCATCACCACCAGCGCCGGCGGCAACGGAGGCCAGGAGAGCGGTGTGATGGGGGGCTTAGGGTTGGGGAAGGGGAACCTCCGAAGCCGCACAGGAGGGAGGCGACCCGGGAGGGGGAGGGAGAAATATCTCTTTCTTGCCCACGAAAAGCTAGATCTTTAGAAACCTAACAACACCCACAACATCCCTCAACCGAATTTCATAATCAATATGCCATTGTTCGTCATGACGAACAATAGCATATGCCACACTTTGCTTCTTATTTGTGGAATCTTCACAACAATTTCTTGCATGGTTGTGAATGCTATTTGGTCCACCTGAATTGTTGTGAATGCTATTCTTGAGCCCACTGCATCCTTTTCTTGTTGAGCTTGAGCCAgtgctgcttcttcttcctcaatcTGAATCCACTCATCTTCCTCACGGGTGTCAATGAAACCGGGTTAGGCAGGGGCGCAAGGTCTGGTAGGGGGGCAGGCAAATGGGCAAGATCTAGCCGGGCAGGGGCGCTGTGTGCTGTGTGGCGGTCGGGACGGCCATGGCGGGGAGTGGCGGCTACCAGCGAGAGAGGagctgaggaggcggcggcgggcgagagcAGTTGTGGCATGTGGGCGGGagaggaggcgcgggcggccggcGGGGCGTGGCGTTACATGTTGTGTGCCAGCCGGGGTGGTGCGTGGAAGCAGCCAGCGAGAAAGGAGGCGCGGGCGGTGTGGGGAGAGAGGCGGCCAAGCGTGAGCGACATGATTTGGGGGCGACTCGGGTGAGCGACAGAGCGAGCACGGTCACGACTCGGTCCTAATTTTTTTCGCCCCGAACTGAGCCAGGTCGGTCAACCCTGCTCGACCCCCTATTGGCTCCGCCGGTGTTAATATCCTAATGCATCTAGGGGAGACTAAGGCAATGTCCTCAACAATGCCATTGCTTCCAGATGTTCCAAACAATGGCAGTGTTGTTCTGGAATTGTTACTTCAGGAGTAATTTCATTCAAGTTAACCTGGATATATATCGTCATAAAAGGGGTTCTGATCAAGTTACTGGAATTCAACCCGACTATGTAAGATCCAGAAGTGCAACCCGACTTTTGGCAGAAAAAGAATCAGCGAGCACTAAGCAAAGAGGCATAAGCAGACACAATTATATGACATCATCATATCAGCAGCGAAGCAGTGTCCTGCTCAAATCACTGGGATCCAACAAAACTTTCATAATCTGACCTACATTGCTCCTACAAGTCTACAACTAATAGTGATTTAATTTATGACGAAGGATATAAATTGCAAAGAAGGCACAGCCACACAAGTCATTCCCTGGGCACAGCCGCACAGGGCACAGCTCCACAGGTAAGTATGTTCAGGTAGTATCAAGAAAAAAGACACAATGTCGTATAACTGAATTATACGACACAATAGGACACCAGCTTGAGTGATAATTCACCAAAGCTTTCAGATTACAACACACAAGAGGTGCCGCCgagctgcttcaggagcaggcACACTGAATTTGTAATTTGTACAATACTGATGGTTTTCACTTTTCAGTGCGAACGAAAAATGTCAATTCAGCAAGCAACATGTCAGGCAGGCTTTTTTTTCTCAAACTGCTACGTTTATACAGGTAACAATTTGGAACAGAGCTCTCGTATGTGTTTGAGAAACATCGACAGTTACATCATTAAGTATCTACTTTTGCCTATCTTCTTAACAGTTCTGCATAATAATCTACAATCTTGCTCTCCCCTGTTCTGGCTCAACCTCAGGTACAAGAGGTGTTCATCACCATTCACCAGCTCTGTTGCTATAATAGAAACTCTTACTGTTGCACTactaattcatcaaagatttcttCAATCTAGTGCCATTCAATATAACATCACAGATTGCAAGCTACTTCAGAGTTGTAAGTTATGATCTCAAATATTGCAAGCCAGTTCAGGGCTCAAATTTGAAATGGCTAACCACATAAAGCTATTCTATTCCATCAAATAACAGTGAATCAAATCATGGTGGAGAATGGCGATCAGCTAGTTATTTCATGATTCACCATGACCAACTTAAATGGACAAAAAAGTCCTACATAATGAAACAGACCACCCAAAATGTCAAAACTGAGTTAACGAATAGTGACATTTTTTGCACTAGCCTTACCATTCTACAAATTGACATGAACCAAATAAACATGTGATATTTATGGATGTGCTATAATAAAAAGTCTAAGCCCAAAGGTAAGGTACAAACAACAAAAAGGCAGGAAATTATATAGCAACAATTTGCACTAGCTTGACCATTCTACAAATTGACATGAACCATATAAATATGCGATATTTATGGATGTGCTATAATAGAAAGTCTGAGCCCAAAGCTAAGGTACAAACACCAAAATGGCAGGAAATTATATAGCGACATTTTTGCACTAGCCTGACCATTCTACAAATTGACATgaaccaaataaatatgcaatatttATGGATGTGCTATAATAAAAAGTCTGAGCCCAAAGCTAAGGTACAAATACAAATTGACATGAACCAAATAAATATGCGATATCTATGGATGTGCTATAATAAAAAGACTGAGCCCAAAGGTAAGGTACAAACACCAAAAAGGCAGGAAATTACATAAAAGGTGCATATGTGTAGCTCaatgaggaaattatttcctcaaatgCTGTGGTGGTAAGGTGCTTGTCATTACCATTGGTCATGCAACTCAAGTCTAGATGCCCTGTTTGATATCTTTTGGTTGCCTGAACACACAAAACACCTGTTTCGCTAATGCAGAAACTCATGCAACAGGACATGTCCTCCTAACATCTCAAGGTAAGCACTTCAAACAGAAATTTCAAGGCACTACCTCCCTATGAAGTTTGAGTCTACTTCAACAATGCCTGACCGACAAATCGCAGTGCATACCAAAGCCGAAATtacaaaaaaatccatcaagaCAAGCTAATCTGAAAGTCTTATAACGAGCCGCCTAAATTGACTAGTTCATCAGAAACCACAGCAATCCTGGCATTCCAACTAGTCGTATGTTAACATCCACAAGGACTCATCAACATCTCAAGTTTTATTTCAAGAAATTCACAAGTACCAGTATACAGCCAATGATCACACCTTTATCCCCTACGAAACCTGGTAAAGCCCAAGAAACCAGGATGGCTCGGGCCGCAACATAGGGGTGCTCAGAACACGATGCGGAATTGCGGCGCGCCCTCGCCGGTGGCGGGCACGAGCTCCCAGCGGCACGGCTCGAGCTCGTCGGAGACGGGGCAGTAGCCCGCGAGCGTCACGGCGGCGCCGGACTCCGCCGCCGACCCGAACTCGAAGACCGTCGcgtccggctgccgctgccgccgcaccTCCACCGCCCCATGAGGGCCGGCGGCGGCCACCTGGGCCTCCGCGCCTCCCGCTCCGTTCAGCTGCTGCGGGTTCGGCGTCTCCGGCGTGCCGCGGCGGGAACCCTTCCACCACGATAAGAGCCCCATCGGCAGATGTTGGAGACGGAGGGGATTGGATTAGGGATTCTAGGGCTTTGTTGGGGAACAATCTACACAAAGAGTTTGGCGTTGGACATATCACTGCGTTGTGGGTCCTGCATTGCCATTTGCCAGCCAGTTTGCAAGTTTTTTTTAGCCAAAAAATGGTATATTCTTGAGTACAAATTAAAATACATTAGTAGATGAGAGAAAAATACATTAGTAGATGAGAGAATAGAAATTCAAAAGacggagaaccaacctgtggttggatggttaggagaggCGATGCTCTCGACCCAcgcgagttcaaatcccagatttgacactttggtgtctcataaaggcggaatattcttcagtgggaggcgacgttcccgtcgacagcgaggcgcctgtggtgacttcgtcaatctcaagacccgccgaatcagttcttcgatgcagtatcttgaaggtgctcataggggtagggtgtgcgtgcgtgcgttcataggggtgagtgtgtgcgcgtatgtatgagcgcctttgattgtactttgtttcgcaaaaaaaaaaaaaaaaaaaaaagacgtactaggagaaaggaaacatttaGACAAAAAAGGATTGTGTGAATTTTGAACACTCTCTAGTTCTTATAAACAAGTTGTAGACCATGGTTGAACTGAGAAAAAGATAATATTTTAATGTAGACTACATACGATCTGAAATGAGTGAACATACATACTAAAATATGTTTATATACATGTGATTTAGAAAATTGTCATAACTTTTTTTATAATTCGGAAGAGAGGATGTATTAACAAGCATATGAAAAATATTAGCACCTCCCGATGCATGAAATTCCCCAAGAATTTACCATTCCTGTTTGGCTTCTACCAGAATTCGACATGCCCTTCCGACAACTAAATTATGTCCAAATATTTTTTGGATGACCTGCAATAAGGCATGTATTTTTTTCGATAGCAAGAACCTCAAAGGGTTTCCAATTCCATTAGAAATTGGATGGGGAGGCACACAAAGTACCAGTCGTTCAAGCACCATAGGAAGGAAACAAAAGGGACACCCCCTTAGCTTGCAACAACAAAAGTACCAGAAATAAAACTACTACAACAAAACACACTACCAAGTAGCCATGATTCCATATACAAATTTAACCAGCACAATAGCGAGGTCCCAACAAGAATTTTTTTGGTGAAAAACAATACGCATACTTACAGATAAGAGTCTTCAGGTTTTGACAGCAGGATCACATAACTAGCCTCGTCGTCGCTGGTACGTTCCATGTTTTGCCCGcattttataatgtttttatgcattttccggaactaacctattaacatgatgccgaagtgccagttcctgttttctgttgtttttggttccagaaaggctgttcgggcaatattctcggaatcggacgaaatcaacgcccagaaccttatttttcccggaagcttccagaaagccagagtgggaccagaggggagccctgggggccccacacatggtggcggcacggcctaagggggggcgcgcccccctactgtgagggggccccgtggcccttccggctccgactcttcgcctatttaagtcgtctacgatctaaaacttcgagaccaattgacgaaactccagaaagactccaggggcgccgccgccatcacgaaactccgtttcgggggacagaagtcccctgccgggacggggaagtgcccccggaagccatctccatcgacgccaccgcctccatcatgctccgtgagtagttcccccatggactacgggttctagctgtagctagttggtacttggcgcgtagttgacgtgggagttagaaatctttgtggtgtagcttttcttcagttccccggcaacggcgccagaaaatatgcttgatggcgtgtatttcacacgttcgttgggcaaccccaagaggaaggtatgatgcgcacagcggcaagttttccctcagaaagaaaccaaggtttatcgaaccgaggaggagccaagaagcacgttgaaggttgatggcggcgggatgtagtgcggcgcaacaccggagattccggcgccaacgtggaacctgcacaacacaaccaaagtactttgccccaacgaaacgagtgaggttgtcaatctcaccggcttgcttgtaacaaaggattaaccgtattgtgtggaagatgattgtttgcgagagaaaatagtaaaaacaagtattgcggcagatttgtatttcggtattaaagaatggaccggggtccacggttcactagaggtgtctctcccataagataaaagcatgttgggtgaacaaattacggtcgggcaattgacaaatagagagggcataacaatgcacatacatgacatgataagtatagtgagatttaattgggcattacgacaaagtacatagaccgccatccaactgcatctatgcctaaaaagtccaccttcgaggttatcatccgaaccccctccgagtattaagttgctaacaacgagacaattgcattaagtatggtgcgtaatgtaatcaacaactacatcctcggacatagcgccaatgttttatccctagtggcaacgagcacaccacaaccttagaactttacatcacttgtcccaggtgtcaatgcgggcatgaacccactatcgagcataaatactccctcttggagttaaaagtaaaaacttggccgagcctctactagtaacggagagcatgcaagatcataaacaacacatatgtaataacttgataattaacatgacatggtattctctatccatcggatcccgacaaacacaacatagagtattacggatagatgatcttgatcatgttaggcagctcacaagatccaacaatgaagcacaatgaggagaagacaaccatctagctactgctatggacccatagtccaggggtgaactactcactcatcactccggaggcgaccatggcggtgtagagtcctccgggagatgaatcccctctccggcggggtgcgggaggagatctcgagaatccccgagatgggatcggcggcggcggcgtctcggtagggttttccgtatcgtggtttttcgcatcgggggtttcgcgacggaggctttaagtaggcggaagggcagagtaggggcctgacgaggggccacaccatagggcggcgcgggccccccctaggccgcgccgccttgtggtgtcgccacctcgtggccccacttcgtatgttcttcggtcttccggaagctccgtggaaaaataggcccctgggtcttcgtttcgtccaattccgagaatatttcgttactaggatttctgaaaccaaaaacagcgagaaaacaggaagcggcacttcggcatcttgttaataggttagttccgagaaaatgcacgaatatgacataaagtgtgcataaaacatgtaggtatcatcaataatatggcatagaacataagaaattatcgatacgtcggagacgtatcaagcatccccaagcttagttctgctcgtcccgagcaggtaaaacgataacaaagataattgctgaagtgatatgccatcataaccttgatcatactatttgtaaacatatgtagtgaatgcagcgatcaaaacaatggtaatgacatgagtaaacaagtgaatcataaagcaaagacttttcatgaatagtacttcaagacaagtattaataagtcttgcataagagttaactcataaagcaataaatcaaagtaaaggtattgaagcaacacaaaggaagattaagtttcagcggttgctttcaacttgtaacatgtatatctcatggataatagtcaacatagagtaatataacaagtacaatatgcaagtatgtaggaatcaatgcacgagttcacacaagtgtttgcttcttgaggtggagagagataggtgaactgactcaacataaaagtaaaaagaatggtccttcaaagaggaaagcatcgattgctatatttgtgctagagcttttattttgaaaacatgaaacaattttgtcaacggtagtaataaagcatatgagttatgtacattatatcttacaagttgcaagtctcatgcatagtatactaatagtgcccgcaccttgtcctaattaacttggactaccggatctttgcaatgcacatgttttgaccaagtgtcacaatggggtacctccatgtcgctctgtacaaaggtctaaggagaaagctcgcattttggatttctcgcttttgattattctcaacttagacatccataccgggacaacatggacaacgagataatggactcctctttaatgcataagcatgtggcaacaattattattctcatatgagattgaggatatgtgtccaagactgaaacttccaccatgaatcatggctttagttagcggcccaaagttcttctctaacaatatgcatgctccaaccgtgaaggtggtagatctctcttgcttcagacaagacggacatgcatagcaactcacatgatatccaacaaagaatagttgatggcgtccccagaaacatggttatagcacaacaagcaacttaataagagataaagtgcataagtacatattcaaaccacaatagtttttaagctatttgtcccatgagctatatattgcaaaggtgaatgatggaattttaaaggtagcactcaagcaatttactttggaatggcggataaataccatgtagtaggtaggtatggtggacacaaatggcatagtggttggctcaagtattttggatgcatgagaagtattccctctcgatacaaggtttaggctagcaaggttagttgaaacaaacacaaggatgaacggtacagcaaaactcacataaaagacatatggtaaacattataagactccataccgtcttccttgttgttcaaaactcaatactagatgttatctagactctagagaaaccaaatatgcaaaccaaattaacaagctctaagtatttcttcattaatgggtgcaaagtatatgatgcaagagcttaaacatgagcacaacaattgccaagtatcaaattatccaaaacattatagcaatttactacatgtagcattttccaattccaaccatataacaatttaacgaagaagaaacttcgccatgaatactatgagtagagcctaaggacatatttgtccatatgctacagggagcgtgtctctctcccataaagtgaatgctaggatccattttattcaaacaaaacaaaaaaaacaaaaacaaaccgacgctccaagcaaagtgcataagatgtgacggaataaaaatatagtttcgggggaggaacctgataatgttgtcgatgaagaaggggatgccttgggcatccccaagcttagacgcttgagtcttcttagaatatgcaggggtgaaccaccggggcatccccaagcttagaactttcactctccttgatcatattgcatcatactcctctcttgatccttgaaaacttcctccacaccaaactcgaaacaactcattagagggttagtgcataataaaaatttacatgttcagaggtgacacaatcattcttaacacttctggacattgcataaagctactgtacattagtggatcaaagaaattcatccaacatagcaaaagaggcaatgcgaaataaaagacagaatctgtcaaaacagaacagtccgtaaagatggattttattaggccaccagacttgctcaaacgaaaatgctcaaattgaatgaaagttgcgtacatatctgaggatcattctcgtaaattggcttaattttctgagctacctacagggagatagacccagattcgtgacagcaaagaaagctggaactgcgcagtaatccaaatctagtacttacttttctatcaaagactttacttggcacaacaaaacataaaactaagataaggagaggttgctacagtagtaaacaacttccaagacacaaatataaaataaaaatactggagtaaaaacatgggttgtctcccataagcgcttttctttaacgcctttcggctaggcgcgaaagtgtatctcaagtgacatcgaagggtggtgcacctacagcggggtttggtgttttctcaaccatgcatagtatattggatacataagtttcagcgtctccttttcattagtcttgggcttgctactctcatcgaacaaattttcgggaacaagccaagcatagttattttctagtgcatcattcatagctaggagtttgcatggtattggtgctttgatctccccaccatcattagcattattagtataccttatcctatccatgtccattttttcaaggagactaacaaa from Lolium rigidum isolate FL_2022 chromosome 4, APGP_CSIRO_Lrig_0.1, whole genome shotgun sequence encodes the following:
- the LOC124650452 gene encoding uncharacterized protein LOC124650452 encodes the protein MGLLSWWKGSRRGTPETPNPQQLNGAGGAEAQVAAAGPHGAVEVRRQRQPDATVFEFGSAAESGAAVTLAGYCPVSDELEPCRWELVPATGEGAPQFRIVF